From Cecembia calidifontis, one genomic window encodes:
- a CDS encoding helix-turn-helix domain-containing protein: MTLQEINKLAQQGEGLKVEFKKKAAFPDKIVREIIAMANTEGGFLLIGVDDDGTVSGQRFIEEEVFVMEKAIRELVRPSLQYQVEVIKFNAKKGVAVFQIPKSESRPHYILDQNRKRAFVRVADRSIQASREMWEILKRDKKQQDMVFTYGEKETVLMKALEEKGKITLKDFQDLARLPRFLASKTLVRLVLANVLQIVPQEKEDYYISKES, translated from the coding sequence ATGACACTACAGGAAATCAATAAACTCGCGCAGCAAGGAGAAGGACTTAAGGTGGAGTTCAAAAAGAAGGCTGCCTTTCCTGATAAAATTGTCAGGGAGATCATTGCTATGGCCAATACCGAGGGCGGTTTTTTGTTGATTGGGGTAGATGATGATGGGACTGTCAGTGGTCAGCGTTTTATAGAAGAAGAAGTATTTGTCATGGAAAAAGCGATCCGTGAATTGGTGAGGCCATCACTGCAATATCAAGTAGAAGTCATCAAGTTCAATGCTAAGAAAGGCGTGGCTGTATTTCAAATCCCCAAATCAGAAAGTAGGCCTCACTATATCCTGGATCAAAACCGTAAAAGAGCATTTGTAAGGGTAGCTGACCGGAGTATTCAGGCAAGTCGGGAGATGTGGGAAATTCTCAAGCGTGACAAAAAGCAGCAGGATATGGTATTTACTTATGGCGAAAAGGAAACCGTTCTCATGAAGGCCTTGGAAGAAAAAGGTAAAATTACACTTAAGGATTTTCAGGATTTGGCCAGGTTGCCCAGATTTTTAGCCTCAAAAACATTGGTGAGGTTGGTATTGGCCAATGTCTTACAGATTGTTCCGCAGGAAAAAGAGGACTATTACATTTCTAAGGAGTCATAA
- a CDS encoding 1-aminocyclopropane-1-carboxylate deaminase/D-cysteine desulfhydrase, translating to MLIPNSIQTEILLHPLWENKGIELSIKRLDQVHPKASGNKFYKLKYNLEEAKKQEKTTLLTFGGAFSNHIYATAAAAEYAGFKSIGIIRGEETLPLNPTLQAAQSHGMEIHYISRSAYRNKKEDAFIENLKRQFGDFYLVPEGGTNALAVKGTTEILLEEDKKYSHICTSIGTGGTFSGLANSISFGQELIGFSSLKGDFIHEEVNSLMKQFEVIPKGKTKILDQYHFGGYGKHNEELLDFIRWFYREFQIPLDPIYTGKMVFGVLEQIKSGGIPSGSKVLLLHTGGIQGLAGFNQRFGISLPL from the coding sequence ATGCTGATCCCAAACTCCATTCAAACAGAAATCCTCCTTCATCCACTTTGGGAAAACAAAGGCATTGAACTGTCTATTAAAAGATTGGATCAGGTCCATCCCAAAGCCTCTGGAAACAAATTTTACAAACTAAAATACAATTTGGAAGAAGCTAAAAAACAAGAAAAAACAACCCTTCTGACCTTTGGCGGAGCTTTTTCCAACCATATCTATGCCACAGCAGCAGCAGCGGAATATGCAGGTTTCAAATCCATAGGCATCATCAGGGGTGAAGAGACTTTACCGCTCAACCCCACACTGCAGGCGGCTCAATCTCATGGAATGGAAATTCACTATATCAGCAGGTCTGCTTATAGAAATAAAAAGGAAGATGCATTTATTGAAAATCTAAAAAGACAATTTGGGGATTTCTATTTGGTTCCTGAAGGGGGGACCAATGCGCTGGCTGTAAAAGGCACAACAGAAATCCTTTTGGAAGAAGATAAAAAATACAGCCATATCTGTACTTCTATAGGAACCGGAGGAACTTTTTCGGGATTGGCCAATAGTATCAGCTTTGGCCAGGAACTTATAGGCTTTTCTTCATTAAAGGGAGATTTCATCCATGAAGAAGTAAATTCCCTAATGAAACAATTTGAAGTCATACCTAAAGGCAAGACAAAAATTTTGGACCAATACCACTTTGGGGGATACGGTAAGCACAATGAAGAATTGCTGGATTTTATCAGATGGTTTTACAGGGAATTTCAAATCCCATTAGACCCGATTTATACTGGTAAAATGGTCTTCGGAGTGCTAGAACAGATAAAATCCGGAGGGATCCCTTCAGGCTCAAAAGTACTGTTACTTCATACAGGAGGTATTCAAGGTCTTGCCGGATTCAATCAACGGTTTGGAATTTCACTTCCTTTATGA
- a CDS encoding RluA family pseudouridine synthase produces the protein MAKDFENEILDEEEELELFEHFSFVVDKGQSLTRIDKFLTDKVANATRNKVQNAIEAGNVLVNGKPTKSNYKVKPFDEIKVFLEKPPRDTEVVPEKIPLDIVYEDEHLLVVNKPASMVVHPAHGNWTGTLVNALVYYFNQLPTLPGNTGRPGLVHRIDKDTSGLLVVAKSELAMTDLANQFFHHHIDRTYLALVWGEPKEEEGTIRAHVGRSAKDRKVMDAYPDGSQGKHAVTHWKVLKRLRYVSLIQCNLETGRTHQIRAHMKFIGHPLFNDALYGGDKIRKGTQFSKYKAFVQNCFDIMPRQALHAMSLGFVHPVTKKKLYFEAALPQDFSTVLEKWENYVKFET, from the coding sequence ATGGCAAAAGACTTTGAAAACGAAATTCTTGACGAGGAAGAAGAGCTAGAACTCTTTGAGCATTTTAGCTTTGTGGTAGACAAAGGGCAGAGTTTGACCCGAATTGATAAATTTCTGACGGACAAAGTGGCCAATGCAACCCGCAATAAGGTTCAAAATGCTATAGAGGCAGGAAATGTCCTGGTAAATGGTAAACCTACCAAGTCCAACTACAAAGTCAAGCCATTTGATGAAATCAAGGTGTTTCTGGAAAAACCGCCCAGAGATACAGAAGTCGTTCCTGAAAAAATTCCTTTGGACATCGTTTATGAAGATGAGCATTTGTTGGTAGTGAACAAACCTGCTAGTATGGTGGTACACCCGGCGCATGGCAATTGGACCGGAACTTTGGTCAATGCGTTAGTTTATTATTTCAATCAACTGCCAACACTGCCGGGAAATACGGGAAGACCAGGATTGGTTCACCGAATTGATAAGGATACTTCAGGCTTATTGGTCGTTGCCAAGTCTGAGTTGGCTATGACTGATTTGGCCAATCAGTTTTTTCACCACCATATTGACCGGACCTATCTGGCCTTAGTATGGGGAGAACCAAAAGAAGAGGAGGGAACCATCAGGGCTCATGTGGGGAGGAGTGCCAAAGACAGGAAGGTCATGGACGCTTATCCAGACGGTAGTCAAGGGAAACACGCAGTCACCCATTGGAAAGTTTTGAAAAGGCTGAGGTACGTGTCTTTGATCCAGTGCAATCTGGAAACGGGAAGGACACATCAGATCAGGGCCCATATGAAGTTTATCGGACACCCGCTTTTCAATGATGCGCTCTATGGTGGAGATAAAATCAGGAAGGGCACGCAATTTTCCAAATATAAGGCTTTTGTCCAGAACTGTTTTGATATCATGCCACGGCAGGCCCTTCATGCCATGTCTTTGGGATTTGTCCATCCAGTCACCAAAAAGAAACTTTATTTTGAAGCAGCATTACCGCAAGATTTTTCCACAGTTTTAGAAAAATGGGAGAATTATGTAAAATTTGAAACCTGA